Within Acidimicrobiales bacterium, the genomic segment TCCCAAGGAAGTCGCCGACTGCGCGTTCGACGCTGCGGCCTGCATCGGCTGCGGCGCGTGCGTCGCTGCGTGCCCCAACGGTGCAGCGCAGCTGTTCACCGCGGCGAAGCTCGCCCACCTGAACCTGCTCCCCCAGGGTCAGGCGGAACGCTGGAGGCGCACCGAGGCGATGGTGGAACGGATGGAGGAGTACTTCGGGTCTTGCACCAACCACGGTGAATGCCACGAGGCGTGCCCCAAGGAGATAAGCCTCGACTTCATCGCATACATGAACCGCGACTACATACGAGCCAAGTTCCGGAATCGCCGGCTCCAGGGACAGTTCTTCCCTTGATGAGTTCCCTCGACGAGTCGGCGAGCGGTGCGTGCGGGGCTGACCGAAGGTTCTCTTGTGAGGGGTGTTGCTTTGTATGTGACGAGCCTTCGTCTCTGACCAGCCGAAGTCGGATCTTGTAGGAACATCTCGGCGAGGATTCCGACACGAGCAAACCCACACGAGCAAAAAGGGGGACGCTTTGGAACTGCAGGGTCGGACGGCCGTGGTAACCGGCGCCGCGAGCGGGATCGGAAAGGCGATTTCGCTGCGGTGTCTCGAGAAAGGGATGCGGCTGGTGGCAGCGGACGTCGAACAGCCTGCTCTCGAAGAGGCCTGCGCCGAGTTCACGAAGATCGGCGAAGTCGAACCGGTCGTCTGTGACGTGTCGGAGGAGGGCGACGTGGCGCGACTGGCGGAGGTCGCCCACGAGCGGTTCGGCGACGTGCACCTCCTCGTGAACAACGCGGGGGTCGCCGGCGGCACCGGGTGGATGTGGGAGCTCACCCCCGGAGACTGGCAGTGGGCCTTCGGCGTGAACTTGTGGGGGGTCGTGCTCGGCATCCGCCACTTCCTCCCCCGCATGCTCGAGCGTGGAGTCGAAGGGCACGTGGTGAACGTCGCCTCGCTCGCAGGCCTGATGGCGCCGCCCTTCATGGGCCCGTACACCGCCACCAAGCACGCAGTGGTCGCCATTTCCGAGAGCCTGCACCACGAGCTTCGGCTCCGGCAGGCTCCTATCCGGGTGTCGGTGCTCTGTCCGGCTTTCGTGCGCACCCGCATCCACGAGTCTGAGAGGAACCGGCCCGAGCATCTCCGCGACCGACCGCCGGATTCGGAGCAGGGTTTCGGGTCGGCGGTGATGGGCCGGGCGCTGGTCGAGTCGGGATCGGACCCGGGGGAGATCGCGGATCACGTCATCTCCGCCGTGGAGGAGGGACGCTTCTGGGTGCTCCCCCACCGTGAACCTCTGACTCTGGTGGAACAGAGGGTGAGATCGATGCTCGAAGGGGGAGACCCTCCCTCACCTTTCGGCGGGTTCGCGGGCGGCTGAGGGTGGAGTCGCCCGTGCCTCGATCGGATCATCCGGCCGAACCTTCTGACGAGCGGTCCGACGCGACCGTCGAGATGCTGAGCGTGCAGGCAGGAGAGACGGAGCCTGCCGCAGGTGTTCCGCCGCTCGGCCTCCGGGCCGGGGCGAGGGCGGCCGTTCTGCAGGTGGTGAGAGGGTTCTGCATGGGAGCGGCTGACGTGGTGCCCGGCGTCTCCGGCGGGACGGTCGCCCTGGTGTTGGGGATCTACGAGCGGCTCGTCGGCTGCATCAAACAGGGCTCCGACGCGCTCGGTGCCCTGCTCACCGGAGACCCCCGCGACTTCACCAGAAAGCTCGCAAAAGTCGACTGGTCGTTCTTGATTCCGCTGCTCGCGGGCATCGGACTTGCGGTCTTGAGCCTCTCCCACCTTCTCGAACACCTGCTCGCAACCCGGCCGGAGGAGATGGCGGGAGCATTTCTCGGTCTCGTGGGAGGCTCGGCGGTGGTGGCTTGGGGCATGCTCGGACGCAACGACGTTCCCCGAGCAGCGACGGCCGTGGTGGCCGCGGTGGTCACCTTCGTGGCGCTCGGGGTGCGGGAGGGAAGCACAGAAGAGCAGGTCGCGCAGCTGGCGGACCCGTCGCTGTGGTCGTTCGCCGTGGCGGGTTCGCTGGCGATCTGCGCCATGATCCTCCCCGGGGTGAGCGGGTCGTTCCTGCTCGTCACCATCGGCATGTACGGGCCCGTGCTGTCCGCCGTGAACGACCGTGACCTGGTCACGGTCGCCGTGTTCGCCGGCGGCTGCGCGGCAGGTCTCGCCGCGTTCTCCCAGCTGCTGCACTGGGCTCTCCGCCATCACCACGACACGGTGATGGCCGCCCTGGTGGGTCTGATGGCAGGCTCGACGCGGGTGCTGTGGCCGTGGCCGGATGGTGTGGAGAGCACTGGGCTCGCAGCTCCGGGCGCGGGGGCGGCCCGGGTTGCGCTGGTCGCGGTGGCGGGTTTCGTGGTGGTCCTGGTCCTCTCCCGGCGGGGTCGACGTGCACATGGGAGGGGGCCGGTTCGCGCCACAGGGCCGGGCGGCTCTTGACAGATTCGGCCGCCCTGCTGTATCGGATAACCCTGCTTGGTGGCGGGTGACTCTCGTTGCTCTGTGTGTGGGCCGAAGCCTGGCTGAACGTCTGCGTTCGTCGGCTGGGGGAGGCATCCATCAGAACGTTCAAACAAGCTCAGAAAGGAAGGGAAGGGAGCGGACCGAGGAGGGGTGCGGTGAGGTCTGGAGCGGCGTGGAAGACCCGCAGGCTCGTGTCCGTGCTGCTGGTCGCCGCTGCGACCGGTGGCATCCCCGCCGCGGACGAGGCGGGAGCGGCAGGCGAGCTGAAGATCTCGATGTCTTCTGTCACCGTCTGGGAGGGGGACGTCTCCTCCCCCGCCGCCCAGGTGCGCATCCCCATCACACTGTCCACCCAGCCTCGAGACCTGGGTCTCGCCTCGGTGCAGGTGACCTGGCAGAGAACCTCCGGGTCGGCCACCCCCAACGTGGACTTCGCCTCCCCGGCCGGGCCGGTCACCACCATCGTCGACGCCGGTCAGACCAGAGCGCTCATACCCGTACGCGTATACGGCGACACGAGAAACGAATCCGACGAGGGAGTCACCTTCACCATCACCACAGTCTCCGCCGGCACCATCAGACAAGCCAGCGGCACGCTCACCATCCTCGACGACGACGACCCGGCCGACAGCCAGACACGCCTCGGGGTGGGAGACATACAAGCCGACGAGCGGGACACCGGCTCACACAGCGACGTCGGCATCCCTATCACACTCTCCAAGGCGCACAGCAGCGACGTCACAGTCAACTGGCAGGTCACCAGCAGCGGCGGAGTCAGCTTCCACAACCCCACCGGAACGGTCACCATACCCGCAGGGCAGCGGTCGGCTCGCATACCCCTCCGAGCCGCAGGCGACACCACAGCAGGCCCCGACCGCACAGCCACCCTGCAGATCACCACCAGCACACCCGGCATCCTCACAGCCGACCCCACAGCACAAATCACCATCCGAAACGACGACACCACAAACACCGACCGCAGCCTCTGGGCATGGGGCGACAACCGGTTGGGCCAGCTCGGACTCGGAGACACCACAACCCGTCTCACACCCACCCGGGTCGGCACAGACAGCGACTGGGCACAAATCGCAGCAGTCAGCAGCCACACCATCGGCATCAAACGAGACGGAACCCTCTGGGCATGGGGCGACAACACCCACGGCCAGCTCGGACTCGGAGACACCACAACCCGTCTCACACCCACCCGGGTCGGCACAGACAGCGACTGGGCACAAGTCACAGCAGGCGACGGGCACACCCTCGCCATCAAACGAGACGGCACCCTCTGGGCATGGGGCAACAACTGGGACGGCCAGCTCGGACTCGGAGACACCACCACCCGTCTGCACACCCACCCGGGTCGGCACAGACAGCGACTGGGCACAAGTCGCAGCAGGCCGCGGACACACCGTCGCGATCAGACAGGACGGCACCCTCTGGGCATGGGGCTACAACGCGTCCGGCGAGCTCGGGCTCGGGGACGACGTCCGCCGTCTCGCACCCACCCGGGTCGGCACAGACAGCGACTGGGCACAAGTCACAGCAGGCGACGGGCACACCCTCGCCATCAAACGAGACGGAACCCTCTGGGCATGGGGCTCGAACGCGCTCAACCAGCTCGGACTCGGAGACACCACAACCCGTCTCGCACCCACCCGGGTCGGCACAGACAGCGACTGGGCACAAGTCACAGCAGGCGACGGGCACACCCTCGCCATCAAACGAGACGGAACCCTCTGGGCATGGGGCTGGAACGGGTACGGCCAGCTCGGACTCGGAGACACCACCAGGCGCAGGACACCCACGCAGGTCGGCACAGACAGCGACTGGGCACAAGTCACAGCAGGCGACGTGCACAACCTCGCCATCAAACGAGACGGAACCCTCTGGGCATGGGGCTGGAACGGGTACGGCCAGCTCGGACTCGGAGACACCACAACCCGTCTCACACCCACCCAGGTCGGCACCTCGACCGACTGGGCTGATATAGCCGCAGGCTACTACCACACAGTCGCGTTGAGACGAGGGGGGTGACGCCATAGATTGGGCGACATTCCGAGACTGACTAGTTTCACCGCCTGCACCCTGTCAGCTCGTGGGGACTTCCTTACAGATCGAACGGCCACTTTCGACAGAACGGAGCCAACCGAGGTCGACTAGAGAATGGAGGGTCCGGTGAGGTCGGGAGCAGCGTGGAAGGCTCGGAAGCTGGCGTTGCAGTGTTGCTGCGTCTCCTCTGACCGTAGGGGAGCGGGACGTGCCCCCCGTCCGACCTAGGTGTACGCATCCCCTCACCCTTTTCACCCAGCCGCGGGATGTCGGCCTCGTCTCGGTGCAGGCTTTCGGGGACATCAGATTCGAACCAGACGAGACAGTCGTCCTCTCCGTTACAGCCGTCTCGGTGGGAGTACTACGACACGCCGACCGATTGCCCACCATCCTCGACGACTCCGCAGTGGTCCGACGTCCGCCTGACGGTCGGCGACGTCGAGGCAGACGAAGGGGACACGTCCGAGATCACCCTCAGGGACGACGGCTCCACCGAGCCTTCGTTGTGGGCGTGGAGAGACAACACACAGGGGCAGCAGAGCCCGGTAGACACAGCCGACCGGCGTACGCCCACAGCCTTGAGGGTCGACGGCCACGGGGTGCAGGGCCCAGCCGACTCTCATGCGAAAGTGACACTCAAAGAAGATGGAAAGCTGTGAACGTGGGGGAACGGCCTCGACGGAGCGCTGTGACTCGCACAAGCCTCCTCCTGCACGACGCCTACACGGGTGGGAGCTGACCGCGAATGGCCATAGGCCGCAGCAGGCTACTCCCACACGGCCAACATCAAAAAGCGCAACCGGCGCACCGGACATCAGCTCGCCGTGATCTAAGCTCACTTGTGGCCTTGTGCCCGTCGGAGTGCGAGTGGGTTGACCTCCCCGGCTTCTACGGAAGTTGGGCCTACTCGGGCTCACGCGAGGCTTCGTCCCCTGGCAGAACCTCCCACCGGACCAGCTCGGGACTAGGCGCCGGCGAATCTTCCGACTCGAGAACCTCTCTCAGGTGCAGGACAAGGGCAGCATTGCCTAGTTCGGCCAGTTCGAAGGTGGCAACGGGGTCGCGGCCATTCCTACGGCACGAACCCGAGCCACCGGCGCTTGTTTCGACGGCTGACGATCCGGAGGTGCGCGCAACCGGACCGATGTTTCCCGAGACCGCCAGGAACCCTGCAGCCTCCACGTCCCAGGTCTCCGCACCCACCGCGAGCTCACCGGTGACCTTCACTCGAACAGCCGCCGACTGCCGAAGTCCCACCACGTCGGCACCCCCAGAGGTGTCGGCAGGGGCGTCGCCGCTGCTGACGGGCTGGACGGCCTGGACCTCGAGGTCGTAACCGACCGGCACCCTCTCGCCGCGGAGATCCCCGTGGATCCTGCACCTACGTCCGGGCACCAACAGGCCGTACGTCTCCAGACCGGCCGTCCACCTCGCCGAGGGTTCCTCCTCCAGCAGCGCCAACCAGACGACCGGACCTCTGAACTCGCATGCATACCGGGAAGGAGTGAGCTCGTCTTCGTGGACCACACACAACCCCAGAGGAGTGACCAAGCCGATCCGAACCACCGGCTCCGGCCGGTGGACCAGCAGAGCGAAACCCGCAGGGTCGCCACACCCGGCGCTCCACGCCAGCAGCCACGACCCGGCAGCGGTCTGCTCACCGGTCACGGTTCAGCAGCCACGGTTCACCGCCCCCAGCACCCGAGAGTTGTCCGACCGGTGCAGGCGGACTCGCCCTCTCGATGTCATGAGGGTTTCCGAGCGTCTACCTCGACCACGGCGACATGAAGGTCAAGGTGTCTTGCAGGGGCCACCGCCGCACACGTCTATCAGCCCGTTGCCGAGCAGGAACTCGCCTGCCATGTCCCAGATGCGGGGCTCCCCCAGCGGCTTCACGTGTGGGTCCTGCGAGAAGTCCCCAGATGGCGGGGTGTTCGTCGTCGGCGGCGGGTCCGCCCCGAAATCCCACACCACCAGCACAGAACCGTGGTAGGGAAAGGTGTCGACCTCCGGGATCTGGTAGAAGGGCACCAGCAGGTTCGAACGGCCCTCCTCCAGCGCCGGGACTCGCAAGCGCGCACCGATCGTGCGAGCCATGTTCTCCGTCGCGATGTTCGCCACCTGGAAGTCCCCGAACGCCTCGAGGAGCATCACCTCGTGAGGCGGAGTTCCGGGAAGCGGGTTGTCCGTCATGAAATGGGCATAACCGTTCGACTCCGCCCGGTCCCAGAGCATCTGCAGGAATCCGAGTCCGATGGTCTGCTGCAACTCGTCCGAATAGTTCAGATAAGGCGCCACGATCAGATCCCAGTAGATGCTGCGCCGCAGCATGAGGCTGAAGTTCATCCCCGGCACTCCGAGGACGGCCCTCTGCCAGTCTGTGGCCAGAGCCGTGGCCGCACCACCCAGGATGCCGCCCTGGCTGTTGCCGTTGAAGGCGAGTTCGGAGTTGTCGAACAGAGGGACACCCTCGTACCGGAACGCACCGTGGCTCACCAGACCGTCCGGGTGGCGCATCAGACGGCCCAGGACGAGCACGTTGAGTATGCCTTGCTGGGTCCTGTCCACGAGCTTGGGGAAGTTGGACAGATCGTCGAGTATCGCCGCCACGACGTCGAGATCTTCTGCCGACATCCCGATCCAGTCCGTGCCGCAGACCATCACCCTCTTGGCATCCGCGATCTCGGCCATGTCGAAGACGCTGTCAGCAGAGCCGAGCAGACCGTGCTGGAACAGCAACATCTTCGCCGGATCGTCCTTCGAGGCAGACTTGGGGATGAGGCACCGGAAGCGGGCGGTGTACCAGCCGTTGAAATCCGGGATCCCGTCGTCGTCGGGGTCGAAGCGGCGTTCGCCCGGACCACCTGTGCCGGTGAGGTACAGCGGCACCTGGTAGGTGCCCTCGATCTCTCGGGACGTGTGGGCGTCGGTGTCGTGGCGCACCGCCGTCACCTCGAAGTCGGGCACTCCTCCTGCCGAGGTGTCCTCACCGTCGGCCGCCGTGTCCTCCAGCAGTTTCTGGAACGCGTCGTCGCGCATGTGAAGCAGACGACCCGTCAGGTTCTCTGCGGAGATCACCGTGAAGTCCCAGGCGAGATAGAGGTCCTCCCGCGGAATGCCCGCGGCCTCCAGCGCCTTGAAGATCCGCTCCATCCGCCCGCGGCGCGCCTCGACGTACGGATCGTCGGTGATCACGCCGTCCCTATACGAACGGAACACGTCGGAGGGAGCGATCTCTTCTCCCGCCGAGTTCTTCATGTTCCGAAGCGCCACCACGTAGGTGTGGGAGTGCTCGAAGTTGCGGATCGGGCGGATGATCAGGGCACGAGTCGCATCCGAGGTCGCGTGTGAGTCGAGCTCCACCCAGATGGGGTGACGTTCACCGGTATGAGTGTCGATGACCACCACAGGGGCGTCGGGGTCGGCGTAGCGGGGCATGTCGGTTATCGGGACCGCACCCGTCTCGGTGAGGTCCACCCCCGGGACGTACGCGACCATCATCGTCCCCGGACTCGCCCCGTCGTTTTTGTTCCACTCGGTCGGGTCTATGGGCACGCCGTCGTCGTTGGTGGGCATGACCGAGGGGTCGAGGTCAACCCGCCTGCCGTTGGGCACCGACAGGTCGACGGTGGAGAAGTAGTTGGACGGGAAGGGCAGGAAGCAGTCCCGCGGGTCGAGTGGATCACACGGTTGGCGGAGCTCTCTCATCCGGTGCACGAACGCGCTCCCCTCCTGTCGCAACAGGGGGTTCGTAGGCCTGAAAGTGCCGTCACCGAAACCGAGGGCCAGACCGAGCTCTGCCATAAACCAGATCGCATCCTCGAACGGATGGTCGGGACCGACGTCGGTGAAGCCGGGGTCGGGGAAGGGACCGTCCGGTTCGCCGAGGTAACGGTGGATGAACGCCGACATCTCCTGACGCGTCACGACCAAACCGGGCCTGAAGGTCCCGTCCGGATAGCCCCTGGTTATGCCGCGGTCGGCCAGCCACGCGATGGCGGTGATGAACGGATGGGTCGGCGGGATGTCGGAGAACGCGGGCGGAGGGAAAGGACCCTGCGGCTCACCGGCGGTGCGCCAGAGGATGATCGCCATCTGCAGTCGTGTCAGCGAGGAGGTCGGCTCGAAGTTTCCGGTCTGGGTTCCGACGATCACGCCGTCCCGACTGAGGACCGTGATCGGCTCGAAGAAGGGGTGACCGCATCCGACGTCCGGGAAAAGGAGGCGTGCAGTGCGAGCTGAGCGTGGAACCTGACACGGCGCCCGCCATCGAATCGCGGCCATCTCCCGTCTCGTGACGATCGCCAGTCGCCGTCGGATGAGCAGAAGATGTCGAATAAGTCGAATAGACGGTGGCCCCGGCCGGAACGGCGACGCCGGCGGTGAGGATGGCCAAGACGCCGACTACTGCTGCGCGAACGCTGGACATGCCCGTGACAATTACACAACCGAGGGACGATCACAAACAGGGCTGTTCTGGTCACTCGGAGTGACGAATCACAGTGGCATGGGAAGCGCATCCGCCGTCCGCGCGGTCTTCGGCCCCATAGCCTTCGTCCCGATGAGCGCGATCGGCTTCCTGAGCGACGAGTGGTTCGACGCGTATGCGGACGTCGTCTCCGAGATCGCTCCCTCCGAGGTGGGAGATGCCAGGTTCGTGATCGAAACCGCCATAGACGACGGAGCAGGCCGCGTCCACAGACATCGACTGGTCGCGCGGGACGGGCGGCTGCAGGTCTCGCGAGGCGAGGGTGACGACGCCGACGTGGTCATCCGCCAGCCGCTCGCCGTGGCGACTTCTATCGCCAGGGGCGAGTTGAGCGTCCAGAGGGCTTTGCTGGAGGGCCGGATGACGATCGAGGGCGACGTCCGCGTCCTGTTGGAGCAATCCGACCTACTGTCGCTGGTCGCCGCCAAGCTCGCCGAACTCGCGGCGAGGACGAAGTTCGATCCCCTCTCTTGACGTTCCCTCTCGGATCGACGTCCCCTCTCGGATCCCGGCCGTCTCAGTCGAGCAGACCCAGCTTCACCACCGTGTCTCGCTCTTCGACGAGCTCCTCAACGCTGGTGTCGATTCGCCGTCGGGAGAACTCGTCTATCTCGAGGCCTTGGACGATGGTGTATTCACCCCCCCTACAAGTCACCGGGAACGACGATATGAGGCCCTCGGGTACGTCATAGGAGCCGTCCGAGCAGACGGCCATGGACACCCAGTCCCCCTCCGGCGTCCCTCGCGCCCAGTCGCGTATGTGTTCGATCGCGGCGTTCGCCGCCGAGGCGGCAGAGCTCAGACCCCTCGCTTGGATGATCGCCGCCCCACGCTGCTGGACGGTCGGTATGAAGTCGTGCTCTATCCACTCGTGCTCGACCAGCTCGTGGGCCGGCCGCCCGCCTACGAGGGCGTGGAAGACGTCCGGGTACTGGGTCGACGAGTGGTTCCCCCAGATCGTCATCCTCGTGACGTCGCGCACTGGTGCGCCCACCTTGGCCGCAAGCTGTGCCTTTGCCCGGTTGTGGTCCAGACGGGTCATCGCGCTGAAGCGGTCACGGGGCACTCCCTCTGCGTTGTGCATAGCGATGAGGCAGTTGGTGTTTGCGGGGTTCCCCACCACCAGAACACGCACGTCGTCGGCAGCGTGCTCCGCTATCGCCCGACCCTGGGGCCTGAAGATCCCGCCGTTCGCCTCGAGGAGGTCCTTGCGCTCCATCCCCCTGCGACCTCGGCCGTGCCCCCACCAACAGCGCGAAGTTCGTCCCTTCGAACGCCTCCGCCGGATCGTCCGTGGCGACGATTCCTTCCAACAGCGGAAAGGCGCAGTCCTCGAGCTCCATCACCACACCACGCAGCGCATCCAATGCAGGTGTTATCTCCAGCAACTGGAGACGCACCGGCTGTTCGGGTCCGAGCATCTCTCCGGCCGCGATGCGAAATAGCAGGCTGTAGCCGATCTGTCCTGCCGCCCCCGTGACGGTGACTCTCACAGCTTCGTCTCTCACCGCGACAGTCCTCCTCAGAGTCTCGCGACGACCGCTTCTGCGAACTCAGAAGTCTTCACCTCGCGGGCGCCCTCGGTGAGACGGGCGAAGTCGTAGGTGACTATCCCCTCGGAGATCGTCGCCTCCAGCGCCCGCACGATGTCTGCCGCGATCTCGTGCCAACCGAGGTGCTCGAACATCATCACCCCGGACAGGATCACCGATCCCGGGTTCACCTTGTCCAACCCCGCATACTTCGGCGCCGTCCCGTGAGTCGCCTCGAACACGGCGTGCCCCGTCTCGTAGTTGATGTTCCCGCCCGGTGCGATGCCGATGCCGCCGACCTGTGCCGCGAGGGCGTCCGACAGGTAGTCGCCGTTCAGGTTCATGGTGGCGATCACGTCGAACTCGTCCGGACGTGTCAAAACCTGCTGGAGGGTGATGTCGGCGATCGTGTCCTTGACGAGGATCTTCTCGCCCGGGTCGCCGCCGCAGTCGTCCCAGGTGACGGCGACGTCGGAGAACTCCTCTCTCACCAGCTCGTAACCCCAGTTCCTGAAGGCGCCCTCCGTGAACTTCATAATGTTGCCCTTGTGTACGAGGGTCACCGAGCGGCGACCGCGCTCGACCGCGTAACGGATCGCCGCCCGGATCAGGCGCTTCGACCCCCGTCTCCGACACCGGCTTTATCCCGACCCCGGAGTCCGGCCTGATCTTCCAACCGTAGGTCGCCTCCAGCCATTCGATGAGCTTCCGGGCCTCGGGAGAGCCTGATTCGACCTCGAAGCCCGCGTATACGTCCTCGGTGTTCTCCCTGAAGATCACCATGTCGACCAGGTCGGGGCGCTTCACCGGGGAAGGGACGCCCTTGAACCATCTCACCGGACGGAGGCAGACGTAGAGGTCCAACACTTGCCTCAAGGCGACGTTCAGGCTGCGAATACCGCCACCCACGGGCGTGGTGAGCGGGCCCTTGATCCCCACCACGTGCTCTCTGAACGCCTCGATCGTCTCGTCCGGCAGCCAGTTCCCCGTCTCGTCATAGGCTTCCTGGCCTGCGAGCACCTCCATCCATGCGATCTTCTTCCCGTGCTTGGCCGCAGCGGCGTCGAACACCAGCTGCGCGGCAGGCCAAATGTCGACCCCGGTCCCGTCTCCGCGGATGTAGGGGATGATCGGCTCGTCGGGCACCTCGAGCCCGCCGTCCGGCCTTGCAGTGATCTTCTCGGGCATCGACGGCGAGACTACCCCGGGGGGCTTTCGGGAGGCTAAGCAGGAGTCGGCGCCGCGGCAGGCCCGGGTCTGAGCGAGAGCCTCTCGTAGATCTCCCGCGTGGCCGTCGAGCGATTCAGCGTGTAGAAGTGCAGACCGGGCACGCCCAGCTCCAGCAGCTCTTCACACAAGGACGAGGCCTGGTCGACCCCGACCTTCCGAACCGCTTCGGGACCTCCGTCGCGTTCTGCTGCGTGCAGCCTCTCGAGGAACTCCGTGGGGAATGTCGCCCCGGACATCTCCGCCATCCGAGCGACCGAAGCCACGTTCGTCACCGGCATGATCCCCGGGATCACCGGCTTGTCACAGCCGAGCTCCCGCAGTTCTTCCATCAACCGCACGTAATGGACCGACTCGAAGAAGAACTGGGTTATGGCGAAGTCCGCGAGCGCGAGCTTCTCGGCAAGATGCCTGCGATCCGACTCACGATCCGGCGAACGGGGATGCACCTCCGGATGCGCTGCCACGCCCACCGAGAAATCACCGACGCCGCGGATCAACTCCACCAGCTGGATCGCGTGCTCGAGCTCGCCGGGAGGTCCTCCGTCTTTCGGCGGGTCCCCTCCCAAGGCCAGGATGTTCACCACGCCGTTCTTCCCGTAGTCACGGACGATCTCTTCCAGTTCCGCCCGCGTGTGCGAGACGCACGTGAGATGGGCCATCGCGACCATCGACGTGTCGCGGTGGATGTGCAGCACCAGCTCCCGGGTGGTCTTGCGCGTGCTCCCGCCGGCGCCGTAGGTCACCGACACGAACGAGGGGCGCAACGGCTCCAGCTCTCGGAGGGTCTGCTCCAGCAGCCTCCTCGCCTCTTCGGTCTTCGGCGGGAAGAACTCGAACGAGAAGGTCTTCCCGCGGGCCAGCATGTCGCGGATCATCACGACGTCCCGACTCCTCCCGGTCCTAGGAATGGCCCGCCGCTCGCTCCGCCGCCTCCACGCAGTTCAGCATCAGCATCGCACGTGTCATCGGACCCACACCCCCCACTCGCGGCGATATCCACCCCGCCACCTCTGCCACGTCGTCGTGTACGTCGGAACGGAGCTTCCCGTCGACGAACGACACTCCCGCGGCCACCACGGCCGCTCCCGGCTTCACCATCTCCGGACGTATCAGGTCGGGCACGCCTGCTGCGGCCACCAAGATGTCCGCGCGACGAGTGTGGTCTGCCAGATCGGTCACGCCCGTGTGCACGACGG encodes:
- a CDS encoding short-chain dehydrogenase, translating into MELQGRTAVVTGAASGIGKAISLRCLEKGMRLVAADVEQPALEEACAEFTKIGEVEPVVCDVSEEGDVARLAEVAHERFGDVHLLVNNAGVAGGTGWMWELTPGDWQWAFGVNLWGVVLGIRHFLPRMLERGVEGHVVNVASLAGLMAPPFMGPYTATKHAVVAISESLHHELRLRQAPIRVSVLCPAFVRTRIHESERNRPEHLRDRPPDSEQGFGSAVMGRALVESGSDPGEIADHVISAVEEGRFWVLPHREPLTLVEQRVRSMLEGGDPPSPFGGFAGG
- a CDS encoding hypothetical protein (possible pseudo, frameshifted) produces the protein MERKDLLEANGGIFRPQGRAIAEHAADDVRVLVVGNPANTNCLIAMHNAEGVPRDRFSAMTRLDHNRAKAQLAAKVGAPVRDVTRMTIWGNHSSTQYPDVFHALVGGRPAHELVEHEWIEHDFIPTVQQRGAAIIQARGLSSAASAANAAIEHIRDWARGTPEGDWVSMAVCSDGSYDVPEGLISSFPVTCRGGEYTIVQGLEIDEFSRRRIDTSVEELVEERDTVVKLGLLD
- a CDS encoding hypothetical protein (possible pseudo, frameshifted) encodes the protein MTLVHKGNIMKFTEGAFRNWGYELVREEFSDVAVTWDDCGGDPGEKILVKDTIADITLQQVLTRPDEFDVIATMNLNGDYLSDALAAQVGGIGIAPGGNINYETGHAVFEATHGTAPKYAGLDKVNPGSVILSGVMMFEHLGWHEIAADIVRALEATISEGIVTYDFARLTEGAREVKTSEFAEAVVARL
- the metF gene encoding 5,10-methylenetetrahydrofolate reductase — its product is MMIRDMLARGKTFSFEFFPPKTEEARRLLEQTLRELEPLRPSFVSVTYGAGGSTRKTTRELVLHIHRDTSMVAMAHLTCVSHTRAELEEIVRDYGKNGVVNILALGGDPPKDGGPPGELEHAIQLVELIRGVGDFSVGVAAHPEVHPRSPDRESDRRHLAEKLALADFAITQFFFESVHYVRLMEELRELGCDKPVIPGIMPVTNVASVARMAEMSGATFPTEFLERLHAAERDGGPEAVRKVGVDQASSLCEELLELGVPGLHFYTLNRSTATREIYERLSLRPGPAAAPTPA